A stretch of the Panicum virgatum strain AP13 chromosome 9N, P.virgatum_v5, whole genome shotgun sequence genome encodes the following:
- the LOC120690231 gene encoding kinesin-like protein KIN-5A, protein MESSASASTPRRGGAAVDYVSMSPSPSHTPRSSSAHKPTPRHRDRDRAALLYNSGGINAAPTQQQESSTPKAAAATSKGPGPGGVNVQVLLRCRPLSEEERRTGTPVVITCNDQRREVSVAQNIANKQIDRTFVFDKVFGPKSQQQDVFNHAVVPLVNEVLDGYNCTIFAYGQTGTGKTYTMEGGGGKALNGDLPSDAGVIPRAVKCIFDILEAQRAEYSMKVSFLELYNEELTDLLAPEESKFSDDKSKKPMALMEDGKGGVLVRGLEEELVSSAAEIYRILDRGSAKRKTAETLLNKQSSRSHSIFSITIHIKECTPEGEEMIKCGKLNLVDLAGSENISRSGARDGRAREAGEINKSLLTLGRVINTLVEHSGHIPYRDSKLTRLLRDSLGGKTKTCIIATIAPSVHCLEETLSTLDYAHRAKHIKNKPEVNQKMMKSALIRDLYLEMDRIKQELFAAREKNGVYIPREQYLADEAEKKALTEKLDRLELVLGSKDKQLDELQGLYESQKLLSADLSDKIQRLQKKMKETECTLADLEERYMQANDTIKEKQYLIENLLKSEKVLVGEAQILRSELENTAGDLYGLFSKLERKEKVEDANRSIVQHFHSQLTQDMSVLHRAVSTSVYQQESLLNSLEEEMKSFLSSKGKAAGGLQEHVRKLKETVDSRIVELHGFANELKHKSQLSFGNLNSQVITHTSGLEDCMRGLLVDADQLLVELQNGLSQQEMSFGTFIEQQHEELSRNLARMKSVSATTMNFFRTIDSHALELKKVLEESQMAHQKQLFQLQKKFEVIVADEEKYLMEKVAGLLAESNARKKNVVRDDICSLNRTASERSDNLQTETTKLQDFTSAMKEQWEAYMQRAEEAFQQNVSSIEQKRCFLAENLEQCKARVESCSGQWSTAQNSVLALARSHAEATSSLISDVTEESNQLNARFSSAVMAGFEDNDVTSKYLLCSMDDSLKLDHGICENVKSITMTSRAELHDLQRGHCEKTKVITGNADTSLGDDYTVDEVTCSTPRRREIKIPSSQLIGELVTPPLEDLAKAFWDSRTPTKLDLNGNGKQSLLGSTPENQRAPLAAIN, encoded by the exons ATGgagtcctccgcctccgcctccacccctCGTCGAGGAGGAGCAGCCGTCGACTACGTCTCCATGTCTCCGTCCCCCTCCCACACGCCCAGGAGCTCCTCCGCCCACAAGCCCACCCCAAGGCATCGGGACCGGGATCGGGCCGCTCTGCTCTACAACAGCGGCGGCATCAACGCTGCCCCCACCCAGCAGCAAGAATCCTCCACCCcaaaagccgccgccgccacctccaaggGGCCCGGGCCCGGAGGCGTCAACGTCCAGGTCCTGCTCAGATGCAG GCCATTGAGCGAGGAGGAACGACGCACAGGCACACCCGTGGTCATCACTTGCAATGACCAGAGGCGAGAGGTTTCTGTTGCCCAGAACATTGCAAACAAGCAGATTGATCGCACTTTTGTATTCGACAAG GTGTTTGGACCAAAGTCTCAACAGCAGGATGTCTTCAACCACGCTGTTGTGCCGCTTGTCAATGAGGTTTTGGACGGTTACAACTGCACAATATTTGCATATGGCCAGACCGGAACTGGCAAAACATACACCATGGAAGGAGGAGGGGGCAAAGCACTG AACGGTGACTTGCCATCTGATGCTGGTGTCATTCCAAGGGCTGTCAAATGCATATTTGATATTCTCGAGGCACAAAGAGCTGAGTACAGCATGAAGGTTTCTTTTCTTGAGTTGTATAATGAGGAACTCACTGACCTTCTCGCTCCAGAGGAATCTAAATTCTCTGACGACAAATCCAAGAAACCTATGGCACTCATGGAGGATGGCAAGGGAGGAGTCCTTGTTAGGGGACTCGAGGAAGAGCTAGTTTCTTCAGCTGCCGAGATCTACAGGATACTGGACAGAGGCTCTGCAAAGAGAAAAACTGCTGAAACTCTTCTCAATAAGCAAAGCAGTCGCTCACACTCTATTTTCTCTATCACCATCCATATTAAGGAATGCACACCTGAGGGTGAGGAAATGATCAAGTGTGGAAAGCTTAATCTCGTTGACCTTGCTGGCTCTGAAAACATATCTAGGTCTGGTGCTAGAGAT GGGCGGGCACGCGAAGCAGGAGAAATCAACAAGAGTTTGCTTACACTTGGGCGTGTCATTAATACTCTTGTTGAGCACTCCGGACACATACCATACAG GGATAGCAAGTTAACAAGATTGTTAAGAGATTCCTTGGGAGGGAAGACAAAGACTTGCATCATAGCAACCATTGCACCTTCGGTACACTGCCTTGAGGAGACACTAAGCACACTGGATTATGCGCATCGTGCAAAACATATCAAGAATAAGCCAGAG GTCAATCAAAAGATGATGAAATCTGCGCTCATTAGAGATTTGTACCTTGAGATGGACCGTATCAAGCAAG AACTATTTGCTGCGAGGGAGAAAAATGGTGTTTATATTCCGAGGGAACAATACTTAGCAGATGAAGCTGAAAAGAAG GCTCTGACGGAGAAACTGGATCGTTTGGAGCTTGTTTTGGGATCAAAAGATAAG CAATTAGATGAACTTCAAGGACTCTATGAATCTCAGAAACTTTTGAGTGCAGATCTAAGTGATAAAATTCAGAGATTACAG AAAAAGATGAAAGAAACTGAGTGCACCCTAGCCGATCTTGAAGAGAGATACATGCAGGCAAATGATACAATTAAGGAGAAGCAGTATCTGATAGAAAATCTTCTTAAATCAG AAAAAGTTCTTGTTGGTGAAGCACAAATACTTCGATCCGAGCTGGAGAATACAGCAGGCGATCTATATGGGTTATTTTCAAAATTAG AAAGGAAGGAAAAGGTTGAAGATGCAAATAGAAGTATAGTTCAGCATTTCCATTCTCAGCTAACTCAAGACATGAGTGTCTTGCATAGAGCAGTTTCAACCTCGGTCTATCAACAGGAGAGCCTACTAAACTCACTCGAAGAAGAGATGAAATCTTTTCTTTCCTCAAAGGGCAAG GCTGCTGGAGGACTTCAAGAGCATGTAAGAAAGCTCAAAGAGACCGTCGATTCTAGGATAGTAGAATTGCATGGTTTTGCAAATGAACTCAAGCACAAATCTCAGTTGAGCTTTGGAAACCTTAATTCGCAAGTTATCACACATACATCTGGCCTTGAGGAT TGCATGAGGGGCCTGTTGGTTGATGCTGACCAATTACTCGTTGAACTTCAAAATGGGCTTTCTCAGCAAGAAATGAGCTTTGGTACATTTATTGAGCAGCAGCATGAG GAACTCTCCAGAAACTTAGCGAGAATGAAGTCTGTTTCTGCAACTACAATGAACTTCTTCAGAACAATAGACTCTCATGCTTTGGAGCTCAAGAAGGTTTTGGAAGAATCACAGATGGCACATCAGAAGCAACTCTTCCAGCTTCAGAAGAAGTTTGAG GTCATTGTTGCTGATGAAGAGAAGTACTTGATGGAGAAGGTAGCAGGGCTACTGGCAGAATCAAATGCTAGAAAGAAAAATGTG GTTCGAGATGATATATGCAGCCTCAATAGGACAGCTTCTGAGCGTTCTGACAACTTACAAACTGAAACTACCAAGCTTCAAGATTTCACATCTGCTATGAAAGAGCAATGGGAAGCCTACATGCAGAGAGCTGAAGAGGCATTCCAGCAAAACGTATCGTCTATTGAACAGAAGAGGTGTTTCTTGGCAGAGAATCTTGAGCAATG CAAGGCAAGGGTAGAATCGTGCTCAGGACAATGGAGTACTGCTCAAAATTCAGTATTAGCCCTTGCAAGAAGCCATGCAGAAGCCACCAGTTCACTCATAAG TGATGTAACCGAGGAGAGCAACCAACTTAATGCAAGATTTTCATCTGCTGTCATGGCTGGATTTGAAGATAACGATGTTACAAGCAAATATCTCCTTTGTTCTATGGACG ATTCATTAAAGTTGGACCATGGCATTTGCGAAAATGTCAAATCTATCACGATGACATCCAGAGCAGAACTCCATGACTTGCAACGTGGTCACTGTGAGAAGACAAAAGTAATCACAGGGAATGCCGACACATCTCTAGGAGATGATTATACG GTGGATGAAGTGACTTGTTCAACACCAAGAAGGCGCGAGATTAAGATTCCGAGCAGCCAATTGATCGGGGAGTTGGTAACCCCACCTCTTGAGGATCTGGCGAAGGCATTCTGGGACAGCAGAACACCGACGAAGCTTGACCTAAATGGAAATGGGAAGCAGAGCCTGTTAGGATCGACTCCAGAAAACCAGAGAGCCCCTCTCGCCGCGATTAACTAG
- the LOC120690232 gene encoding glucan endo-1,3-beta-glucosidase 10-like has product MPSRAMAALIPLLPALLLLLPSTPEATSSALLGISYGRVGNNLPPATSVPRILASLGVGRVRLYDADPATIRAFANTGVELAVGVPDECLAAVSTPTGAASWVRSNIAPALPATKIAFLTVGNEVLTGANSSSLSRYLLPAMQCLHDALAQAGLDKKIAVTTAHNLGVLATSYPPSSAYFRKDLLPVLCPILDFHARAGSPFLVNAYPYFAYAEEPTGVELEYALLEPGHAGVADPGSGLHYTNMLAAQVDAVYHAIGAANSAAARAVEVRVSETGWPSAGDANETGATPQNAARYNGNVMRLVAQGKGTPLRPSMPLRVYMFALFNENMKPGPASERNYGLFKPDGTPAYELSYRLPQDNNTSSGSSSGIAGGGVYNGHGYGSENGGYYSISAAGKATMGWWTWAQAAAAACVVVLVMQLWL; this is encoded by the exons ATGCCCTCACGCGCAATGGCGGCGCTCATCCCTCTCCTGCCAGCcctgctcctcctgctcccgTCCACCCCGGAGGCCACGTCCTCGGCGCTGCTGGGCATCAGCTACGGCCGCGTTGGCAACAACctcccgccggccacctccgtgCCGCGGATCCTCGCCTCCCTCGGTGTCGGCCGCGTCCGCCTCTACGACGCCGACCCCGCCACCATCCGCGCCTTCGCCAACACGGGCGTCGAGCTCGCCGTTGGCGTCCCGGACGAGTGCCTCGCGGCGGTctccacccccaccggcgccgcctcctgggtCCGCTCCAACATTGCCCCCGCGCTCCCGGCCACCAAGATCGCCTTCCTCACCGTCGGCAACGAGGTGCTCACCGGCGCCAACAGCTCCTCGCTGTCCAGGTACCTCCTCCCGGCGATGCAGTGCCTCCACGACGCGCTCGCGCAGGCCGGCCTCGACAAGAAGATCGCCGTCACCACCGCGCACAACCTCGGCGTGCTGGCGACGTCGTACCCACCCTCGTCGGCCTACTTCCGCAAGGACCTCCTCCCGGTGCTCTGCCCCATCCTCGACTTCCACGCGCGCGCCGGCTCGCCGTTCCTCGTCAATGCGTACCCCTACTTCGCCTACGCCGAGGAGCCCACCGGCGTGGAGCTCGAGTACGCGCTGCTGGAGCCCGGCCACGCCGGCGTCGCCGACCCGGGGTCCGGGCTGCACTACACCAACATGCTCGCCGCGCAGGTGGACGCCGTGTACCACGCCATCGGGGCGGCCaacagcgcggcggcgcgggccgtgGAGGTGCGCGTGTCCGAGACCGGGTGGCCGTCGGCGGGCGACGCCAACGAGACCGGCGccacgccgcagaacgccgcGAGATACAACGGCAACGTGATGCGGCTCGTGGCCCAGGGGAAGGGCACGCCGCTGCGCCCGTCGATGCCGCTGCGCGTCTACATGTTCGCGCTCTTCAACGAGAACATGAAGCCCGGGCCGGCCTCCGAGCGCAACTACGGGCTCTTCAAGCCCGACGGCACGCCGGCGTACGAGCTCTCCTACCGCCTGCCGCAGGACAACAACACCTcctccggcagcagcagcggcattgCCGGCGGTGGCGTGTACAATGGCCACGGCTACGGATCGGAGAACGGCGGATACTACAGCATCTCGGCCGCCGGCAAGGCAACAATG ggttgGTGGACATGGGCACAGGCAGCTGCGGCAGCATGTGTAGTTGTCCTGGTGATGCAATTGTGGCTGTGA